Proteins encoded by one window of Panicum virgatum strain AP13 chromosome 7N, P.virgatum_v5, whole genome shotgun sequence:
- the LOC120682117 gene encoding peroxisome biogenesis protein 22-like isoform X2, giving the protein MASASAPAPAAGAGAGGGKDDELADLVRRLVDAVARYADRLPFDLDRQKLRSLTTLAAISVTLLFAWKMLRAPQEQPRRPRGRAAPSSSNTSSRSRPGALTATDACSSADSRAHEALSLEQLVRHKLSEGRRVTCRLLGVILEETTPEELQNHVTVRTSVVEVLLEIAKFCDVYLMERVIDDESEEKVLSALSEAGLFASGALIKDKVLFCSTENGRTSFVRQLEPDWHIDTSPEIVHQLARFIKYQLHISPQRPERIASNVFSSPSLEQYFGGLDQR; this is encoded by the exons ATGGCGTCGGCGTCagccccggccccggcggcgggggcgggcgccGGGGGCGGGAAGGACGACGAGCTCGCCGATCTGGTGCGGCGCCTCGTGGACGCCGTCGCGCGCTACGCTGATCGCCTACCCTTCGACCTCGATCGCCAG AAACTTCGTTCACTTACCACACTTGCTGCGATCTCGGTCACACTTCTGTTTGCCTGGAAAATGTTGAGAGCTCCTCAAGAGCAACCTCGGAGGCCTCGCGGGAGGGCTGCCCCTTCATCTAGCAACACCAGCAGTAGATCGAGACCAGGTGCTTTAACCGCAACAGATGCCTGTTCATCAGCAGATTCAAGGGCACATGAAGCA TTGAGTCTTGAGCAGCTTGTCAGGCATAAGCTGAGTGAAGGACGAAGG GTCACATGCCGCTTACTTGGTGTGATTCTGGAGGAAACAACTCCAGAGGAGCTTCAG AACCATGTCACGGTGAGGACTTCTGTTGTGGAGGTTCTTCTAGAAATTGCAAAATTCTGTGATGTCTATTTGATGGAGCGTGTTATCGATGATGAAAGTGAG GAAAAGGTTTTATCTGCCCTGAGTGAAGCTGGACTTTTTGCTAGTGGTGCCTTGATAAAGGACAAG GTTCTCTTCTGTAGTACAGAGAATGGTCGTACATCTTTTGTTCGGCAACTTGAGCCTGATTGGCACATTGACACAAGTCCGGAAATTGTTCACCAATTAGCT AGGTTTATCAAATATCAACTGCACATTTCGCCGCAGCGACCAGAACGAATAGCATCAAATGTTTTCAGCTCCCCAAGCTTGGAGCAATATTTTGGAGGCCTGGATCAGAGATGA
- the LOC120682117 gene encoding peroxisome biogenesis protein 22-like isoform X1, giving the protein MASASAPAPAAGAGAGGGKDDELADLVRRLVDAVARYADRLPFDLDRQKLRSLTTLAAISVTLLFAWKMLRAPQEQPRRPRGRAAPSSSNTSSRSRPGALTATDACSSADSRAHEAVSQLFQPVNLSLEQLVRHKLSEGRRVTCRLLGVILEETTPEELQNHVTVRTSVVEVLLEIAKFCDVYLMERVIDDESEEKVLSALSEAGLFASGALIKDKVLFCSTENGRTSFVRQLEPDWHIDTSPEIVHQLARFIKYQLHISPQRPERIASNVFSSPSLEQYFGGLDQR; this is encoded by the exons ATGGCGTCGGCGTCagccccggccccggcggcgggggcgggcgccGGGGGCGGGAAGGACGACGAGCTCGCCGATCTGGTGCGGCGCCTCGTGGACGCCGTCGCGCGCTACGCTGATCGCCTACCCTTCGACCTCGATCGCCAG AAACTTCGTTCACTTACCACACTTGCTGCGATCTCGGTCACACTTCTGTTTGCCTGGAAAATGTTGAGAGCTCCTCAAGAGCAACCTCGGAGGCCTCGCGGGAGGGCTGCCCCTTCATCTAGCAACACCAGCAGTAGATCGAGACCAGGTGCTTTAACCGCAACAGATGCCTGTTCATCAGCAGATTCAAGGGCACATGAAGCAGTCAGTCAGCTTTTCCAGCCAGTAAAT TTGAGTCTTGAGCAGCTTGTCAGGCATAAGCTGAGTGAAGGACGAAGG GTCACATGCCGCTTACTTGGTGTGATTCTGGAGGAAACAACTCCAGAGGAGCTTCAG AACCATGTCACGGTGAGGACTTCTGTTGTGGAGGTTCTTCTAGAAATTGCAAAATTCTGTGATGTCTATTTGATGGAGCGTGTTATCGATGATGAAAGTGAG GAAAAGGTTTTATCTGCCCTGAGTGAAGCTGGACTTTTTGCTAGTGGTGCCTTGATAAAGGACAAG GTTCTCTTCTGTAGTACAGAGAATGGTCGTACATCTTTTGTTCGGCAACTTGAGCCTGATTGGCACATTGACACAAGTCCGGAAATTGTTCACCAATTAGCT AGGTTTATCAAATATCAACTGCACATTTCGCCGCAGCGACCAGAACGAATAGCATCAAATGTTTTCAGCTCCCCAAGCTTGGAGCAATATTTTGGAGGCCTGGATCAGAGATGA
- the LOC120682115 gene encoding histone-lysine N-methyltransferase ATXR2-like isoform X2, giving the protein MGGIGDRPCDLDREFAAQIAQLLATPPLQSAQEYYDELIRSKKLDGVRVSYSGKHGKGVCANRDFAEEDLVLKDQMLVGAQHSLNKIDCVVCSYCFLFIGSIEFQIGRRLYLHSIGASTGSTSERHCHGSDFGSSSGSTNGNSNAVPQGVIMSLMDGDTSLPFTDQFCLPSIVACPGGCEGELYCSQSCADSDWNSYHSLLCTGSKTEPSRRSALQKFVEHANGTNDIFLVAAKAITFTLLRYKKLKRQPASHESNFSLLMEAWKPLSMGFKKRWWECVALPEDIDSSEEDSFRQQMRDLAFASLQLLKDAIFDPECAPLFSLDVYGHIIGMFELNNLDLVVASPVEDYFIHIDDLPESEKEEAEKVTGPFLDALGEDYSVPCEGTAFFPLQSCMNHSCCPNAKAFKRDEDKDGHAVILALKPISKGEEITISYIDEDLSYEERQAQLADYGFTCACFKCQEERPI; this is encoded by the exons ATGGGTGGGATTGGTGACCGTCCGTGCGATCTGGACAGGGAGTTCGCGGCCCAAATCGCCCAGCTCCTCGCCACGCCTCCTCTCCAATCCGCCCAG GAATACTATGATGAACTCATACGGTCCAAGAAGCTTGATGGCGTAAGAGTGAGCTACAGTGGCAAGCATGGGAAAG GTGTTTGTGCAAACAGGGACTTTGCTGAAGAGGACCTTGTTCTAAAGGATCAAATGTTGGTCGGTGCTCAGCACAGCCTTAACAAG ATTGACTGTGTTGTGTGCAGTTACTGCTTCCTCTTCATTGGTTCTATAGAGTTCCAGATTGGGCGTAGATTGTATTTGCATAGCATTGGTGCTAGCACTGGCAGCACATCTGAGAGACATTGCCATGGAAGTGATTTTGGGTCAAGTTCCGGTTCAACAAATGGAAATAGTAATGCTGTCCCACAAGGGGTCATAATGTCACTTATGGATGGTGATACATCACTTCCTTTCACTGATCAGTTCTGTTTGCCATCAATTGTTGCTTGCCCTGGTGGATGTGAGGGAGAACTGTACTGCAG CCAATCATGTGCAGATTCTGATTGGAATTCTTATCACTCTTTGCTGTGCACTGGATCCAAAACTGAACCATCACGAAGATCTGCCCTTCAGAAATTTGTAGAGCATGCTAATG GAACCAATGATATTTTCTTGGTTGCTGCCAAG GCTATCACTTTCACCTTGTTGAGGTACAAGAAACTCAAAAGACAGCCTGCATCTCATGAATCAAACTTTTCGCTCCTCATGGAAGCCTGGAAACCACTTTCAATGGGATTCAAAAAGAG ATGGTGGGAGTGTGTTGCTTTGCCTGAAGACATTGATTCCAGTGAAGAAGATTCATTTAGACAGCAAATGAGGGATCTGGCATTTGCG TCGCTGCAGCTTCTCAAGGATGCAATCTTTGATCCTGAATGTGCACCCT TGTTTTCACTTGACGTCTATGGCCATATAATTGGCATGTTTGAGCTGAACAATCT TGATTTAGTTGTTGCATCACCGGTTGAAGACTATTTCATACACATTGATGATCTTCCAGAAAGCGAGAAG GAGGAAGCAGAGAAGGTAACAGGACCATTCCTAGATGCTTTAGGTGAAGACTATTCGGTTCCTTGTGAGG GGACGGCATTCTTCCCTTTACAGAGCTGCATGAACCACTCATGCTGTCCAAATGCTAAAGCATTTAAAAGAGATGAG GATAAGGATGGTCATGCAGTGATACTTGCCCTCAAGCCTATCAGCAAGGGTGAAGAG ATTACCATCTCCTACATCGATGAAGATCTTTCATATGAGGAGAGGCAGGCGCAGCTTGCAGATTACGGATTCACATGTGCATGCTTCAAATGCCAAGAAGAGCGACCGATCTAA
- the LOC120682115 gene encoding histone-lysine N-methyltransferase ATXR2-like isoform X1 — MGGIGDRPCDLDREFAAQIAQLLATPPLQSAQEYYDELIRSKKLDGVRVSYSGKHGKGVCANRDFAEEDLVLKDQMLVGAQHSLNKIDCVVCSYCFLFIGSIEFQIGRRLYLHSIGASTGSTSERHCHGSDFGSSSGSTNGNSNAVPQGVIMSLMDGDTSLPFTDQFCLPSIVACPGGCEGELYCSQSCADSDWNSYHSLLCTGSKTEPSRRSALQKFVEHANGTNDIFLVAAKAITFTLLRYKKLKRQPASHESNFSLLMEAWKPLSMGFKKRKAYACRWWECVALPEDIDSSEEDSFRQQMRDLAFASLQLLKDAIFDPECAPLFSLDVYGHIIGMFELNNLDLVVASPVEDYFIHIDDLPESEKEEAEKVTGPFLDALGEDYSVPCEGTAFFPLQSCMNHSCCPNAKAFKRDEDKDGHAVILALKPISKGEEITISYIDEDLSYEERQAQLADYGFTCACFKCQEERPI, encoded by the exons ATGGGTGGGATTGGTGACCGTCCGTGCGATCTGGACAGGGAGTTCGCGGCCCAAATCGCCCAGCTCCTCGCCACGCCTCCTCTCCAATCCGCCCAG GAATACTATGATGAACTCATACGGTCCAAGAAGCTTGATGGCGTAAGAGTGAGCTACAGTGGCAAGCATGGGAAAG GTGTTTGTGCAAACAGGGACTTTGCTGAAGAGGACCTTGTTCTAAAGGATCAAATGTTGGTCGGTGCTCAGCACAGCCTTAACAAG ATTGACTGTGTTGTGTGCAGTTACTGCTTCCTCTTCATTGGTTCTATAGAGTTCCAGATTGGGCGTAGATTGTATTTGCATAGCATTGGTGCTAGCACTGGCAGCACATCTGAGAGACATTGCCATGGAAGTGATTTTGGGTCAAGTTCCGGTTCAACAAATGGAAATAGTAATGCTGTCCCACAAGGGGTCATAATGTCACTTATGGATGGTGATACATCACTTCCTTTCACTGATCAGTTCTGTTTGCCATCAATTGTTGCTTGCCCTGGTGGATGTGAGGGAGAACTGTACTGCAG CCAATCATGTGCAGATTCTGATTGGAATTCTTATCACTCTTTGCTGTGCACTGGATCCAAAACTGAACCATCACGAAGATCTGCCCTTCAGAAATTTGTAGAGCATGCTAATG GAACCAATGATATTTTCTTGGTTGCTGCCAAG GCTATCACTTTCACCTTGTTGAGGTACAAGAAACTCAAAAGACAGCCTGCATCTCATGAATCAAACTTTTCGCTCCTCATGGAAGCCTGGAAACCACTTTCAATGGGATTCAAAAAGAG GAAAGCTTATGCTTGCAGATGGTGGGAGTGTGTTGCTTTGCCTGAAGACATTGATTCCAGTGAAGAAGATTCATTTAGACAGCAAATGAGGGATCTGGCATTTGCG TCGCTGCAGCTTCTCAAGGATGCAATCTTTGATCCTGAATGTGCACCCT TGTTTTCACTTGACGTCTATGGCCATATAATTGGCATGTTTGAGCTGAACAATCT TGATTTAGTTGTTGCATCACCGGTTGAAGACTATTTCATACACATTGATGATCTTCCAGAAAGCGAGAAG GAGGAAGCAGAGAAGGTAACAGGACCATTCCTAGATGCTTTAGGTGAAGACTATTCGGTTCCTTGTGAGG GGACGGCATTCTTCCCTTTACAGAGCTGCATGAACCACTCATGCTGTCCAAATGCTAAAGCATTTAAAAGAGATGAG GATAAGGATGGTCATGCAGTGATACTTGCCCTCAAGCCTATCAGCAAGGGTGAAGAG ATTACCATCTCCTACATCGATGAAGATCTTTCATATGAGGAGAGGCAGGCGCAGCTTGCAGATTACGGATTCACATGTGCATGCTTCAAATGCCAAGAAGAGCGACCGATCTAA
- the LOC120683774 gene encoding uclacyanin-2-like, with translation MSALAKAVVALVAMAAVAELAAAKNHTIQWSASGNYGEWSASNAVSVGDTVVFTYGPPHTVDELPSEADYTACSFSGAVSSDSSGSTAFTFDKAGTRYFACATGSHCAGGQKVAITVSGASSQSPATPTPTTKGNSAAPMAGATGVAAKLALGLGVGGALLAAF, from the exons ATGTCTGCGCTGGCGAAGGCTGTGGTCGCACTCGTGGCGATGGCCGCcgtggccgagctcgccgccgccaagaaCCACACGATCCAGTGGTCGGCGAGCGGGAACTACGGCGAATGGTCGGCCTCCAACGCGGTCAGCGTCGGCGACACCGTCG TGTTCACGTACGGGCCGCCGCACACCGTGGACGAGCTGCCGTCGGAGGCGGACTACACGGCGTGCAGCTTCTCCGGCGCGGTGTCGTCGGACAGCAGCGGCAGCACGGCCTTCACGTTCGACAAGGCCGGCACGAGGTACTTCGCGTGCGCCACGGGGTCGCACTGCGCCGGGGGGCAGAAGGTGGCCATCACGGTCTCCGGCGCCTCTTCGCAGAGCccggcgacgccgacgccgacgaccaAGGGGAACTCGGCGGCGCCGATGGCCGGCGCGACCGGTGTCGCCGCCAAGCTGGCGCTCGGCCTCGGCGTCGGAGGAGCCCTGCTCGCCGCCTTCTGA